Proteins from one Amycolatopsis benzoatilytica AK 16/65 genomic window:
- the galK gene encoding galactokinase, translating to MTPATDAARAFRDVHGRAPAGIWSAPGRVNLIGEHTDYNDGFVLPFALPHRLAAAASPRTDGKLQVATLGDDGQLQQSGPHDIAALEPGTVDGWAAYPAGVAWVMRDQGFADGADIVVAGDVPSGAGLSSSHALECAVSLALLGVAGVELDDGAATTPARPEIARWVQRSENDFVGAPTGLLDQTASLCCEDSRVLFLDVRSGEMEQVPFPLGEAGLKVLIMDTRTKHSHADGGYGARRAGTERAAELLGVKALRDVSLDGLGEALAQLPEELVPLVRHVVTENQRVLDVVALLREKKLAEIGPYLDASHVSMRDDYRISTPELDLAVDSARAAGALGARMTGGGFGGSAIALVRERDLDTVRAAVETACERAGFRRPRMFTAVPSRGAGRDSA from the coding sequence GTGACCCCGGCGACCGACGCGGCCCGCGCGTTCCGGGACGTCCACGGGCGGGCCCCGGCCGGGATCTGGTCCGCACCCGGCCGGGTGAACCTGATCGGCGAGCACACCGACTACAACGACGGTTTCGTGCTGCCGTTCGCGCTGCCGCACCGGCTCGCCGCGGCCGCGTCCCCGCGCACCGACGGCAAGCTCCAGGTCGCCACCCTCGGCGACGACGGCCAGCTGCAGCAGTCCGGCCCGCACGACATCGCCGCGCTCGAACCGGGCACAGTCGACGGCTGGGCCGCCTATCCCGCCGGAGTGGCGTGGGTCATGCGCGATCAGGGATTCGCCGACGGCGCCGACATCGTCGTCGCGGGCGATGTCCCCTCCGGGGCCGGGCTCTCCTCCTCGCACGCGCTGGAGTGCGCGGTCTCGCTGGCGCTGCTCGGCGTAGCCGGCGTCGAACTGGACGACGGCGCCGCGACCACTCCGGCCCGGCCGGAGATCGCGCGCTGGGTGCAGCGTTCGGAGAACGACTTCGTCGGCGCCCCCACCGGACTGCTCGACCAGACCGCCTCGTTGTGCTGCGAGGACTCGCGGGTGCTGTTCCTCGACGTCCGCTCGGGAGAGATGGAACAGGTGCCGTTCCCGCTCGGCGAGGCCGGGCTCAAGGTGCTGATCATGGACACTCGCACCAAGCACTCCCACGCCGACGGCGGCTACGGCGCACGCCGGGCGGGGACTGAACGGGCCGCGGAACTGCTCGGGGTGAAAGCGCTGCGCGACGTCTCGCTCGACGGGCTCGGCGAAGCGCTCGCGCAACTGCCCGAAGAGCTGGTCCCGCTCGTCCGCCACGTGGTGACGGAAAACCAGCGGGTGCTGGACGTGGTCGCGTTGCTGCGGGAGAAGAAGCTCGCCGAGATCGGGCCGTATCTCGACGCTTCGCACGTGAGCATGCGCGACGACTACCGCATCTCCACGCCGGAACTGGACCTCGCGGTCGATTCCGCCCGCGCGGCCGGCGCGCTCGGCGCGCGGATGACCGGCGGCGGGTTCGGCGGCTCGGCGATCGCGCTGGTCCGCGAGAGGGATCTGGACACTGTGCGCGCCGCGGTCGAAACCGCGTGCGAGCGGGCCGGCTTCCGTCGCCCGCGGATGTTCACGGCGGTGCCCTCGCGGGGCGCGGGCCGCGACAGCGCCTGA
- a CDS encoding sulfurtransferase, protein MRPLISPAELAAFEDRERPVVLDVRWRLGGPPGEASYRDGHLPGAVFVDLDTALAAPPGEGGRHPLPDPDVLQSELRKAGVRAGRAVVVYDDADGSIAARAWWLLRWAGHDQVAVLDGGYAAWSAEGREVTTEVPSPEPGDIEVRPGGMPVLSADEAAALAREGVLFDARANVRYTGETEPVDPRAGHIPGAVNAPSSEHAGPDGRWRSPAELAERFAALGLADGVQAGAYCGSGVTASSVVLALEVAGRTEPAALYAGSWSHWSRDPERPAATGPEHG, encoded by the coding sequence ATGCGACCGTTGATCTCGCCCGCTGAGCTCGCCGCGTTCGAAGACCGCGAGCGCCCCGTCGTGCTGGACGTCCGCTGGCGGCTGGGCGGCCCGCCCGGCGAAGCGTCCTATCGGGACGGACACCTGCCTGGCGCGGTGTTCGTCGACCTGGACACCGCCCTCGCCGCCCCGCCGGGAGAGGGCGGACGGCACCCGCTGCCCGACCCGGACGTGCTGCAAAGCGAGCTGAGGAAAGCCGGCGTGCGCGCGGGCCGAGCGGTGGTCGTGTACGACGACGCGGACGGTTCGATCGCCGCGCGCGCCTGGTGGCTGTTGCGCTGGGCGGGGCACGACCAGGTCGCGGTCCTGGACGGCGGCTACGCAGCGTGGTCGGCAGAGGGCAGGGAAGTGACGACCGAGGTGCCGTCGCCGGAACCAGGCGACATCGAGGTCCGCCCTGGCGGGATGCCGGTGCTGTCCGCGGACGAGGCCGCGGCGTTGGCACGCGAAGGCGTGCTTTTCGACGCGCGGGCGAACGTCCGCTACACCGGCGAGACCGAACCGGTCGACCCGCGCGCCGGCCACATCCCGGGCGCGGTCAACGCGCCGTCGTCAGAACACGCGGGTCCCGACGGCCGTTGGCGCTCGCCCGCCGAACTGGCCGAGCGCTTCGCCGCGCTGGGCCTGGCTGACGGCGTCCAGGCTGGCGCGTACTGCGGCTCCGGGGTGACCGCGTCGTCAGTCGTCCTCGCACTAGAGGTCGCCGGCCGCACCGAACCCGCCGCGCTCTATGCAGGCTCGTGGTCGCACTGGTCCCGAGATCCGGAACGCCCAGCCGCCACCGGCCCCGAACACGGCTGA
- a CDS encoding 3-oxoacyl-ACP reductase — protein sequence MTLEGKVAVVTGAGAGLGRAEALALAREGASVVVNDIAEATEVVAAIEGAGGKALAVAGDVSESSTAAELLSAAVDHFGGLDIVVNNAGVLRDRMLFSMSDEDWDKVIAVHLRGHFLLSRNAARYWRERSKVEGQPVYGRLVNTASEAFLVGSPGQPNYSAAKAGIAALTLSAARGLAKYGVRANTICPRARTAMTSGVFGEAPADGLDPLSVEHVAPFVAFLASPEADAINGQVFVVHGGMVALLRPPSVEQRFDTANGSWTAGELAATVGAHFADRDPERMFAATDLLSLP from the coding sequence ATGACACTCGAGGGCAAGGTCGCGGTCGTCACCGGGGCGGGCGCCGGGCTGGGCCGGGCCGAGGCGCTCGCGCTGGCCCGGGAAGGCGCGTCGGTCGTGGTCAACGACATCGCCGAGGCGACCGAGGTCGTCGCGGCGATCGAAGGCGCCGGCGGGAAGGCGCTCGCGGTGGCCGGGGACGTTTCCGAGTCGAGCACCGCTGCCGAGCTGCTGTCCGCGGCGGTGGACCACTTCGGCGGCCTCGACATCGTGGTGAACAACGCCGGCGTGCTCCGCGACCGGATGCTGTTCTCGATGTCCGACGAGGACTGGGACAAGGTCATCGCGGTGCATCTGCGCGGACACTTCCTGTTGTCCCGCAACGCGGCCCGCTACTGGCGCGAGCGCTCCAAAGTGGAGGGACAGCCGGTATACGGCCGGTTGGTGAACACCGCTTCCGAGGCGTTCCTGGTCGGTTCGCCGGGCCAGCCGAACTACTCCGCGGCCAAGGCCGGGATCGCGGCGCTCACCCTGTCCGCCGCGCGCGGCTTGGCGAAATACGGCGTGCGCGCCAATACGATCTGTCCGCGCGCTCGCACCGCGATGACTTCGGGCGTTTTCGGCGAAGCGCCCGCGGATGGCCTGGATCCGTTGTCTGTCGAGCACGTTGCCCCGTTTGTCGCATTCCTCGCCTCGCCGGAGGCGGACGCGATCAACGGTCAGGTGTTCGTCGTGCACGGCGGCATGGTCGCGCTCCTGCGGCCGCCGTCGGTGGAGCAGCGGTTCGACACCGCGAACGGTTCCTGGACCGCCGGAGAACTCGCCGCGACGGTCGGCGCGCACTTCGCCGATCGCGATCCGGAGCGGATGTTCGCCGCGACCGACCTGCTTTCGCTGCCCTGA
- a CDS encoding ferredoxin, with protein sequence MEVSVDRELCEANAVCVGFAPAVFDLDDDENLVIGPIPEEEVERVSQAVLSCPKNALFTTG encoded by the coding sequence ATGGAGGTCAGTGTCGACCGGGAGCTGTGCGAGGCGAACGCGGTCTGCGTCGGGTTCGCGCCGGCGGTCTTCGATCTGGACGACGACGAGAACCTGGTGATCGGGCCGATTCCGGAGGAAGAAGTAGAACGTGTTTCGCAAGCGGTGCTGAGCTGTCCGAAGAATGCCCTGTTCACAACCGGTTGA
- a CDS encoding metal-dependent transcriptional regulator gives MSYADEGDSVNDLIDTTEMYLRTIYELEEEGVVPLRARIAERLQQSGPTVSQTVARMERDGLVVVADDRHLQLTDHGHELAVAVMRKHRLAERLLVDVIGLEWEHVHNEACRWEHVMSEAVERKLVKLLDHPTTSPYGNPIPGLDKLGDGDPAPRAEDGLIRLDEFARTGGGDVEIRRIAEHVQLDESLLTELRTVGIVPGGIVTIGKASGGSATVEVQGTEGAAQVSTAALHAVLALAK, from the coding sequence ATGAGCTACGCGGACGAAGGGGACAGCGTGAACGATCTCATCGACACCACCGAGATGTACCTGCGCACCATCTACGAACTCGAAGAGGAAGGGGTCGTTCCGCTGCGCGCCCGGATCGCGGAGCGCCTGCAGCAGAGCGGGCCCACGGTGAGCCAGACCGTGGCCAGGATGGAACGCGACGGCCTGGTGGTGGTGGCCGACGACCGGCACCTGCAGCTGACCGACCACGGGCACGAGCTCGCGGTCGCCGTCATGCGCAAGCACCGCCTCGCCGAACGCCTCCTCGTCGACGTCATCGGCCTGGAATGGGAGCACGTGCACAACGAAGCGTGCCGCTGGGAGCACGTCATGAGCGAGGCCGTCGAGCGCAAGCTGGTGAAGCTGCTCGACCACCCGACCACCTCGCCCTACGGCAACCCGATCCCCGGGCTCGACAAGCTCGGCGACGGAGACCCCGCGCCGCGCGCCGAGGACGGGCTGATCCGCCTGGACGAGTTCGCCCGCACCGGCGGCGGCGACGTCGAGATCCGCCGTATCGCCGAGCACGTCCAGCTGGACGAGTCGCTGCTCACCGAGCTGCGCACGGTCGGCATCGTGCCGGGCGGGATCGTCACGATCGGCAAGGCGTCCGGCGGCAGTGCCACGGTCGAGGTCCAGGGCACCGAAGGTGCCGCGCAGGTGTCCACCGCGGCCCTGCACGCCGTGCTGGCGCTCGCCAAGTGA
- a CDS encoding acyl-CoA dehydrogenase family protein, producing MDFSLTEAQQDLSALTRRILADQVTADTLGPHGSGGFDAPLWKVLARSGVLDAALPTAVGGGGFGLLEQCSVLIEIGRAVAPAPYLPSVVQAGSVLTDPLLAERWLLPVSRGESVLAVALGGSFVATDGRLTGTQTAVPFAAFADALLVEASDSVYIVAADAPGVSIAAQATTDHADAALVTLSDTPGIALGDVAEQLRVRGALGACAQQLGVLERALELTAGYTRERKQFDKVLGSFQAVRHRLADAYIDVEAVRLTLWQAAWRLSEGLPAAAEVATAKYWAAEAGHRVAHTAVHLHGGVGIDVEHPVHRYFAAAKRLEFVGGGATAQLLDLGELVVSPTA from the coding sequence GTGGATTTCTCCCTCACCGAAGCACAGCAAGACCTTTCCGCACTGACCCGCCGGATCCTCGCCGACCAGGTCACCGCGGACACGTTGGGACCCCACGGTTCCGGTGGCTTCGACGCTCCACTATGGAAAGTTTTGGCGCGGTCCGGCGTACTGGACGCCGCACTGCCCACAGCCGTGGGCGGGGGCGGATTCGGTTTGCTGGAACAGTGCTCGGTGCTGATCGAGATCGGCCGTGCGGTCGCACCGGCGCCGTACTTGCCGTCCGTCGTCCAAGCCGGTTCAGTGCTGACCGATCCGCTGCTGGCCGAACGCTGGCTCCTCCCGGTCTCTCGCGGCGAGAGTGTCCTCGCAGTCGCGTTGGGCGGTTCCTTCGTCGCGACGGACGGCCGCCTCACCGGTACGCAGACCGCAGTGCCCTTCGCCGCCTTCGCGGACGCCTTGCTCGTCGAAGCTTCGGACAGCGTGTACATCGTCGCCGCAGACGCGCCTGGCGTGTCGATAGCGGCGCAGGCGACGACTGACCATGCTGACGCCGCGCTTGTCACGCTCTCGGACACTCCTGGCATCGCGCTCGGCGATGTCGCCGAACAGCTTCGCGTACGCGGTGCCCTAGGTGCTTGCGCGCAGCAGTTGGGCGTGCTGGAACGCGCACTGGAGCTGACTGCTGGCTACACACGCGAGCGGAAGCAGTTCGACAAGGTGCTGGGCAGCTTCCAAGCCGTCCGACACCGGCTTGCGGACGCGTACATCGACGTCGAAGCCGTACGGCTGACGCTGTGGCAGGCCGCGTGGAGGCTGTCCGAAGGACTGCCCGCAGCCGCCGAGGTGGCCACGGCGAAGTACTGGGCTGCCGAAGCCGGGCACCGCGTCGCGCACACCGCCGTGCACCTTCACGGCGGCGTCGGCATCGACGTGGAGCATCCCGTGCATCGCTACTTCGCCGCTGCGAAACGGCTGGAATTCGTTGGCGGCGGCGCTACCGCGCAACTGCTGGACCTCGGCGAACTAGTGGTCAGTCCAACGGCGTGA
- a CDS encoding bifunctional GNAT family N-acetyltransferase/acetate--CoA ligase family protein, with protein MPRPGAEGAAAVEGAATADPNPATSADPADPATSASPANLASPADPANPATSADPASPEPSADERDPYAYPRDWEADVVLSDGGTVHLRPIVPSDADGLVAFHGRLSDRTRYFRYFGAYPRIPPRDLERFSTVDHHDRVAFIALLGDDIVAVGRYERLGEKPSAEVAFVVDDKHQGRGLGSILLEHLAAAASECGLRRFVAEVLAENAAMVRVFRDAGYQVSRAIEEGVLHLEFDIDPTEESLAVARSREQAAEARSVHNLLHPQTVAVIGASADPTKVGHVAFANLLAADFAGAVYPVNPEHRSVRGVRAYPSVLDIPDPVDLALVAVPAEAVESVLDACLAKGVKTLVIVSGGFAESGPLGLHAELRLVGEARAHGMRVVGPNALGVLNTAKDVRLNATLAPRLPKRGRTGFFCQSGALGTAILADAGSRGLGLSTFVSAGNRADVSGNDLLQYWETDPDTDLVLLYLESFGNPRKFARLARRLARSKPIVAVKSGRHAVRPQLAATSAEVDEASVQALFEQAGVVRVDSLAQLFDTALVFAHQPLPAGPRIGIVGNSSAIGLLAADTARADGLRLAFDPVDIGPQAGPDEFATAVRDALASPETDALIAVFAPPVAIPGTAYARALREAVIEMEQSKPVVSTFLAAEGVPHELAVLSEDGVPTRGSIPSYSSPERAVNALARVVRYAAWRQRPQGTLMRPGGLHVEHAQEIVRELLPEDGVSTLLSDEDVVRLLRCYGVDVVPFRVASSEASAVAAATELGYPVALKAVDERLRGRPDLAGVRLDLTSEDAVRVAYRDLKAISGDEDLYVQQMAPKGLSCAIGLQDDPSFGTLVSFGLSGLVSTLLGDRAYRAVPLTDVDAATLIREPRTSPLLTGYRGDEPADLAALQDMVLRVAALAEDNPEVRSMSLDPILASPDGAFVANARLVLGAPPTRPDTGPRRLRHITPLD; from the coding sequence GTGCCGCGGCCCGGTGCCGAAGGCGCCGCTGCCGTCGAGGGCGCGGCGACGGCCGACCCGAACCCGGCCACCTCGGCGGACCCAGCCGACCCGGCCACTTCGGCCAGCCCGGCGAACCTGGCCAGCCCGGCTGACCCAGCGAACCCGGCCACCTCGGCCGACCCAGCCAGCCCGGAACCGTCAGCTGACGAGCGCGATCCCTACGCGTACCCGCGCGACTGGGAAGCCGACGTCGTTCTCTCCGACGGCGGGACCGTCCACTTGCGACCAATTGTGCCCAGCGACGCCGACGGTCTCGTCGCGTTCCACGGCCGTCTTTCCGATCGCACCCGCTATTTCCGGTATTTCGGCGCCTACCCGCGGATCCCGCCGCGGGATCTCGAGCGGTTCTCCACTGTGGACCATCACGACCGGGTCGCCTTCATCGCCTTGCTGGGCGACGACATCGTCGCGGTCGGGCGGTACGAGCGGCTCGGCGAGAAACCGTCCGCGGAGGTCGCGTTCGTCGTCGACGACAAGCATCAGGGGCGCGGGCTCGGGTCGATCCTGCTGGAGCATCTCGCGGCGGCGGCGTCAGAGTGCGGGCTTCGCCGGTTCGTCGCGGAGGTGCTCGCGGAGAACGCGGCCATGGTGCGGGTTTTCCGCGATGCGGGCTATCAGGTCAGCCGCGCGATCGAGGAAGGCGTGCTGCACCTCGAATTCGACATCGACCCGACTGAGGAGTCGCTCGCGGTGGCGCGGTCGCGGGAGCAGGCGGCCGAGGCGCGCAGCGTGCACAACCTGCTCCATCCGCAGACCGTCGCGGTGATCGGGGCGTCCGCGGATCCGACGAAGGTCGGGCACGTCGCGTTCGCCAACCTGCTCGCGGCCGACTTCGCGGGCGCGGTCTATCCGGTCAATCCGGAGCACCGGTCGGTGCGCGGGGTGCGGGCGTATCCGTCTGTGCTCGACATCCCGGACCCGGTCGATCTCGCGCTGGTCGCGGTGCCCGCGGAAGCGGTGGAATCGGTGCTGGACGCGTGCCTGGCGAAGGGCGTCAAGACGCTGGTGATCGTGTCCGGCGGGTTCGCGGAGTCCGGTCCGCTCGGACTGCACGCCGAGCTGCGGCTGGTCGGCGAGGCGCGAGCGCACGGGATGCGCGTGGTCGGCCCGAACGCGCTGGGCGTGCTCAACACGGCGAAGGACGTCCGGCTCAACGCGACGCTCGCGCCGAGGCTGCCCAAGCGCGGGCGGACGGGGTTCTTCTGCCAGTCGGGCGCGCTGGGCACCGCGATTCTCGCCGACGCCGGGTCGCGCGGGCTCGGGTTGTCGACGTTCGTCTCGGCGGGTAACCGGGCGGACGTGTCCGGCAACGATCTCCTGCAGTACTGGGAGACGGATCCAGACACCGATCTCGTGCTCCTGTATCTCGAATCGTTCGGCAATCCGCGCAAGTTCGCCCGGCTCGCGCGGCGGCTGGCGCGGTCGAAGCCGATCGTCGCGGTGAAATCCGGGCGGCACGCGGTGCGGCCGCAGCTGGCGGCGACGTCGGCGGAGGTCGACGAGGCCAGCGTGCAGGCCCTGTTCGAGCAGGCGGGCGTCGTCCGGGTCGATTCGCTGGCGCAGCTGTTCGACACGGCGCTGGTGTTCGCGCATCAGCCGCTGCCTGCCGGGCCGCGGATCGGGATTGTCGGGAACTCCAGCGCGATCGGGCTGCTCGCGGCGGACACCGCGCGGGCGGACGGGCTCCGGCTGGCGTTCGATCCGGTCGACATCGGGCCGCAGGCCGGGCCGGACGAGTTCGCCACCGCGGTGCGGGACGCGCTGGCTTCGCCGGAGACGGACGCGTTGATCGCCGTCTTCGCGCCGCCGGTTGCGATCCCGGGTACTGCGTACGCGCGGGCGTTGCGTGAAGCGGTCATAGAGATGGAGCAGTCGAAGCCGGTCGTATCGACGTTCCTCGCCGCGGAAGGCGTTCCGCACGAGCTGGCCGTGCTGTCCGAAGACGGGGTGCCGACACGGGGGTCGATTCCGTCCTATTCGAGCCCGGAGCGCGCGGTGAACGCGTTGGCGCGCGTCGTGCGGTACGCGGCGTGGCGGCAGCGGCCACAGGGCACGTTGATGCGGCCTGGCGGGCTGCACGTGGAGCACGCGCAGGAGATCGTCCGTGAACTGCTGCCGGAGGACGGCGTCTCGACGCTGTTGTCCGACGAAGACGTGGTGCGGCTGCTTCGCTGCTACGGCGTCGATGTCGTGCCGTTCCGGGTTGCGTCCAGTGAGGCCAGCGCCGTCGCGGCGGCGACTGAGCTGGGCTATCCGGTCGCGCTGAAAGCGGTGGACGAGCGGCTGCGGGGAAGGCCGGACCTCGCGGGCGTACGGCTGGACCTTACGTCTGAAGACGCCGTACGGGTCGCATACCGGGACCTGAAGGCGATATCTGGCGATGAAGACCTGTATGTGCAGCAAATGGCGCCGAAGGGCCTGTCGTGCGCCATCGGTCTGCAGGATGACCCGTCGTTCGGCACGCTCGTCTCGTTCGGGCTGTCGGGCTTGGTGAGCACTCTGCTCGGTGACCGCGCGTACCGGGCCGTCCCGTTGACGGACGTCGACGCGGCGACGCTGATTCGTGAGCCGCGCACGTCGCCGTTGTTGACCGGCTACCGAGGCGACGAGCCGGCGGACCTGGCTGCGTTGCAGGACATGGTGTTGCGGGTGGCAGCGCTGGCTGAAGACAACCCCGAGGTGCGCTCGATGTCGTTGGACCCGATCCTGGCCTCGCCGGACGGTGCGTTCGTCGCGAACGCGAGGCTTGTCCTCGGTGCTCCGCCGACGCGACCCGACACCGGGCCGCGTCGGCTAAGGCACATCACGCCGTTGGACTGA
- a CDS encoding acetoin utilization protein AcuC, whose translation MSSPAVVWDASLLKYDLGGAHPFNPVRLDLTVRLATELGVLDGVELLVPTAAGDAELLRVHVPEYLAAVREAPLVGWDVGHGLGTEDNPVFSGMHDATALVVGSTLLAARKIADGEVRRAVNIAGGLHHAMRDHASGFCVYNDCAVAISWLLDHGFDRIAYVDTDVHHGDGVQAAFYDDPRVLTVSMHQHPFTLWPGTGYSAEVGRGAAAGTSVNVPLPPHTQDPGWLRAFHAVVPSVLEQFRPQLLVTQCGVDSHEEDPMADLSLSVDGHRTIYSTLRDLAERYAEGRWLAVGGGGYQLIRVVPRSWTHLMATVLDRDVPPETALPPGWVSTISRAAPGAELPAAMTDGKDTSFKSWGDGEDDAVDIAIRDTRRAVFPLHGLDPDDPRD comes from the coding sequence ATGTCGTCGCCCGCAGTTGTCTGGGATGCCTCGCTGCTGAAGTACGACCTGGGCGGGGCGCATCCGTTCAATCCGGTCCGGCTGGATCTCACCGTTCGGCTGGCGACTGAGCTGGGCGTGCTCGACGGTGTCGAGCTTCTCGTTCCGACCGCGGCTGGTGACGCGGAGTTGCTGCGCGTTCACGTACCGGAGTATCTTGCCGCGGTGCGGGAGGCTCCGCTGGTCGGCTGGGATGTCGGGCATGGTCTCGGGACGGAGGACAACCCGGTGTTTTCCGGGATGCACGACGCGACTGCTCTGGTCGTGGGGTCGACGTTGCTCGCTGCGCGCAAGATCGCGGACGGCGAGGTGCGGCGGGCGGTGAATATCGCGGGCGGGTTGCACCATGCGATGCGTGATCACGCGTCCGGGTTCTGTGTCTACAACGATTGCGCGGTCGCCATTTCCTGGTTGCTGGACCATGGTTTCGACCGGATCGCCTATGTCGACACGGACGTCCATCACGGTGACGGTGTGCAGGCCGCGTTCTACGACGATCCGAGGGTCCTGACCGTCTCGATGCATCAGCATCCGTTCACGCTCTGGCCTGGCACTGGCTATTCCGCGGAGGTCGGCAGGGGCGCGGCGGCCGGCACGTCGGTGAATGTCCCGTTGCCGCCGCATACGCAAGATCCGGGGTGGTTGCGGGCGTTCCACGCGGTGGTGCCGTCGGTGCTGGAGCAGTTCCGGCCGCAATTGCTGGTCACTCAGTGCGGGGTGGATTCGCACGAGGAGGACCCGATGGCGGACTTGTCGTTGTCGGTCGACGGCCATCGCACGATCTACTCGACTCTCCGCGACCTGGCCGAACGGTACGCGGAGGGCCGCTGGCTCGCGGTCGGCGGCGGGGGGTATCAGCTGATCCGGGTGGTGCCCCGGTCGTGGACGCATCTGATGGCCACGGTGCTGGACCGGGACGTGCCGCCGGAGACGGCGTTGCCGCCTGGCTGGGTGTCCACGATCTCCCGGGCCGCGCCGGGGGCCGAGCTGCCCGCGGCGATGACCGACGGCAAGGACACTTCCTTCAAATCCTGGGGCGACGGCGAGGACGACGCGGTGGACATCGCGATCCGCGACACCCGCCGGGCGGTTTTCCCGCTGCACGGCCTCGATCCGGACGATCCGAGGGACTGA
- a CDS encoding acyl-CoA dehydrogenase family protein — protein sequence MRIDYTSEQRALAGELREYFAELMTPARRESLAAAGGEYGDGLAYKEIVRQLGKDGWLALGWPREYGGQGRSMLDQLIFTDEAAAAGVPVPFLTVNTVGPTIMRFGTPDQKAFYLPKIAAGELHFSIGYSEPGAGTDLASLRTRATRDGDEYVVNGQKMWTSLIEYADCVWLAARTDPEARKHKGLSILIVPTSAPGFSWTKVHTVAGPGTSATYYDDVRVPVSSRIAGENAGWPLITNQLNHERVALTSAAPVRKALHDVTEWVRAEGLAEREWVRTHLARVHAYAEYLKLRNWKIAWAAAASELGPAEASATKIYGTEMAIEAYRLLMEVVGAAAVVRDGSPGAVLSGRLERLHRSALILTFGGGTNEVQRDIVAATALGQPVTR from the coding sequence GTGCGGATCGACTACACCAGCGAGCAGCGGGCGCTGGCCGGGGAACTGCGGGAGTACTTCGCCGAGCTGATGACCCCGGCGCGGCGGGAGAGCCTCGCCGCGGCCGGCGGCGAGTACGGCGACGGCTTGGCGTATAAGGAGATTGTCCGGCAACTGGGCAAGGACGGCTGGCTGGCGCTGGGCTGGCCGCGCGAGTACGGCGGCCAGGGCCGAAGCATGCTCGACCAGCTGATCTTCACTGACGAGGCGGCCGCCGCCGGGGTGCCGGTGCCGTTCCTGACGGTGAACACGGTCGGCCCGACGATCATGCGCTTCGGCACCCCGGATCAGAAGGCGTTCTACCTGCCGAAGATCGCTGCCGGCGAGCTGCACTTCTCGATCGGGTACTCCGAACCGGGCGCGGGCACCGACCTGGCCTCGCTCCGCACGCGTGCGACGCGCGACGGCGACGAGTACGTGGTCAACGGGCAGAAGATGTGGACCAGCCTGATCGAGTACGCCGACTGCGTGTGGCTGGCCGCGCGCACCGATCCGGAGGCGCGCAAGCACAAGGGCCTGTCCATCCTGATCGTGCCGACCTCCGCGCCGGGGTTCTCCTGGACGAAGGTGCACACGGTGGCCGGCCCGGGCACCAGCGCGACTTACTACGACGACGTCCGGGTGCCGGTTTCGTCGCGGATCGCCGGCGAGAACGCCGGCTGGCCGCTGATCACCAACCAGCTCAACCACGAACGCGTCGCGCTGACCTCGGCCGCGCCGGTGCGGAAAGCCCTGCACGACGTCACGGAATGGGTTCGCGCGGAGGGGCTGGCCGAGCGCGAATGGGTCCGGACGCACCTCGCGCGAGTGCACGCGTACGCCGAGTACCTGAAGCTGCGGAACTGGAAGATCGCCTGGGCCGCGGCCGCGAGCGAACTCGGCCCGGCCGAGGCGTCGGCGACCAAGATCTACGGCACCGAAATGGCGATCGAGGCGTACCGGCTGCTGATGGAGGTGGTCGGCGCGGCCGCCGTGGTCCGCGACGGCTCCCCCGGCGCGGTGCTGTCCGGACGACTGGAGCGGCTGCACCGTTCGGCGTTGATCCTCACCTTCGGCGGCGGCACCAACGAGGTGCAGCGCGACATCGTCGCCGCGACCGCCCTCGGCCAGCCCGTGACGCGTTAG